In the genome of Mucilaginibacter terrenus, one region contains:
- the recN gene encoding DNA repair protein RecN, producing the protein MLQKLTINNYALIDNLEIEFDAGLNILTGETGAGKSIILGALSLILGQRAESKYFFNQQKKCVIEGAFKINGFHLSGFFEENDLDYDSDTVLRREISADGKSRAFVNDTPVNLTKLKQLGEKLIDIHSQHATREINDPEFQLLVVDGVAGHVELLNNYKGKYKSYRKALSELQQLIEENDKAKADLDYFQFQFDELEKAGLSADEQELLEKELYTLNNAEEIKRNLLGAHYLMHEGETSAIIQLREAGQQLSGIEKFTPEVEELNERLKSTLIELKDIAAEIEGLEQKTFTNEARAEEVNTRLSLIYNLQKKHRVSTNAELLDIQNILSDKIQQAVFGDEAVEKLNKQIAAARTELEELAAQLSANRKKAIPAIKTKVLTTLAEMGMDNSALEIEAGRTEIQRTGDNLTKNGIDNVRFLFSANKGHALADMSKVASGGELSRLMLSIKSLIAEYTALPTIIFDEIDTGVSGEVANKVGQVMERLSGNLQVITITHLPQIAGKGNSHYFVYKDNNAAVTNTRIKKLNDDERVLEIAKMLSGDKPGESALLNARELLKK; encoded by the coding sequence ATGCTTCAAAAGCTGACCATAAACAATTATGCCCTTATTGATAATCTGGAGATAGAGTTCGACGCCGGGTTAAATATTCTAACAGGCGAAACCGGGGCAGGTAAATCTATCATTCTTGGTGCTTTGTCGCTTATATTGGGGCAAAGGGCAGAGAGCAAGTACTTTTTCAATCAGCAAAAAAAGTGTGTTATAGAAGGCGCATTTAAGATAAACGGATTTCATCTATCGGGCTTTTTCGAAGAAAATGATCTTGATTATGATAGCGACACTGTGTTGCGCCGGGAGATATCTGCTGATGGTAAATCAAGAGCTTTTGTTAACGATACGCCGGTAAATCTAACCAAGCTTAAGCAACTTGGCGAAAAGCTTATTGATATACATTCTCAGCATGCCACACGGGAAATAAACGACCCTGAGTTCCAGTTGCTGGTTGTGGACGGAGTTGCAGGTCACGTAGAATTGCTGAATAATTACAAGGGCAAGTACAAGTCCTACCGTAAGGCTTTGAGTGAGTTGCAGCAATTAATAGAGGAGAATGATAAAGCCAAGGCAGACCTTGACTATTTCCAGTTTCAATTTGATGAATTGGAGAAAGCAGGACTGAGTGCTGATGAGCAGGAGCTGTTAGAAAAAGAACTTTACACGCTCAATAATGCAGAAGAAATTAAACGCAATTTGCTGGGCGCGCATTACCTGATGCATGAAGGAGAAACATCGGCTATAATTCAGCTTCGCGAGGCTGGGCAACAACTATCAGGCATTGAAAAATTTACGCCCGAAGTTGAAGAACTTAATGAGCGACTGAAGAGTACGCTTATTGAATTGAAGGATATAGCAGCAGAGATAGAAGGCTTAGAGCAGAAAACATTTACCAACGAGGCGCGTGCCGAAGAAGTAAATACCCGATTGAGCCTGATTTACAACCTTCAAAAGAAACATCGGGTTAGCACAAACGCTGAGCTGCTGGATATTCAAAATATCCTGTCCGACAAAATACAACAGGCTGTTTTTGGGGACGAGGCGGTAGAGAAATTAAACAAGCAGATAGCAGCAGCCAGAACAGAACTTGAAGAGCTTGCAGCTCAACTGTCAGCCAATCGCAAGAAGGCAATACCTGCCATAAAAACTAAGGTTTTGACAACTCTTGCAGAAATGGGCATGGATAACTCTGCGTTAGAAATAGAAGCAGGGCGCACTGAAATACAAAGGACGGGCGATAATCTTACAAAGAACGGGATTGATAACGTCCGTTTCCTGTTTTCGGCCAACAAGGGGCATGCCTTGGCAGACATGAGTAAGGTAGCATCTGGTGGTGAGTTGAGTCGGCTGATGCTGAGCATCAAATCTCTCATTGCGGAGTATACCGCGCTGCCAACTATTATTTTTGATGAAATTGATACCGGTGTTAGCGGCGAAGTAGCTAATAAGGTGGGGCAGGTAATGGAACGTTTATCCGGCAACTTGCAGGTGATTACTATTACACATCTACCGCAAATTGCCGGAAAAGGCAACAGCCATTACTTTGTATACAAAGACAATAATGCGGCTGTTACCAATACACGCATAAAGAAATTAAATGATGATGAACGCGTTTTGGAAATAGCTAAAATGCTTAGCGGGGATAAACCTGGTGAAAGTGCCCTGCTGAATGCCAGGGAGCTACTTAAAAAGTAA
- a CDS encoding MBL fold metallo-hydrolase yields MEIFVLGEGSYSVDATKKFIPFNPETDSRKDRPGSLFIHVNPFLIKTATDLILLDAGLGYKDTRDELLLHQHIRNAGFDPEEVTLVLMSHLHYDHSGGLVVERNGKLKPSFPEAEHVINKQEWEYALTGASSSYHKEIVESLQGKIKLTLVDGVGEFKQGIRYELSAGHSKFHQVFWFDMEGSKVFFGGDELPEPEQLLRKFVAKYDYDGHRSAELRIAYGKIAAADGYTCLFYHARANAVGTVSYNGEQYTVTPLP; encoded by the coding sequence ATGGAAATTTTTGTGCTGGGCGAGGGCTCTTATTCTGTTGACGCTACAAAAAAGTTTATACCGTTTAATCCGGAGACAGACAGTCGCAAAGACAGACCCGGTTCCTTGTTTATACATGTTAATCCATTCCTGATTAAAACGGCCACAGATTTGATATTGTTAGACGCGGGGCTGGGTTATAAGGATACCCGTGACGAGTTGTTACTGCATCAACATATCCGCAATGCTGGTTTTGATCCTGAGGAAGTTACCCTGGTACTCATGAGCCACTTGCATTACGATCATTCCGGCGGGTTAGTTGTAGAACGTAATGGAAAGCTGAAGCCAAGTTTTCCTGAAGCCGAGCACGTGATTAATAAGCAGGAATGGGAATACGCACTAACGGGGGCATCGTCTTCTTATCACAAGGAAATCGTTGAATCGCTTCAGGGCAAAATAAAGCTAACGCTGGTAGACGGAGTTGGCGAGTTTAAGCAGGGAATCAGATATGAACTGAGTGCAGGCCACAGCAAATTTCACCAAGTGTTTTGGTTCGATATGGAAGGTAGCAAAGTTTTCTTTGGAGGAGACGAACTGCCCGAACCTGAGCAGTTATTACGAAAATTTGTTGCTAAGTATGATTACGATGGCCACCGCAGCGCCGAATTGAGAATTGCTTACGGCAAGATAGCAGCAGCGGATGGATATACCTGCTTATTTTATCACGCCCGAGCTAATGCAGTTGGTACAGTAAGTTACAATGGCGAACAGTATACGGTTACGCCTCTTCCTTAA
- a CDS encoding ATP-dependent Clp protease ATP-binding subunit codes for MEAKFSPRVKDVIQYSREEALRLGHDYIGTEHLLLGLIRDGDGVAIKLLKGLTVDTAKLRRAVEDAVKGTVGTNVHIGSIPLTKQAEKVLKITYLEAKIFKSDVIGTEHLLLSILRDEDNIASQILMQFNVNYEVFKSEVESHKNDVTDEMPGSSTGGDDDFKEDDGFTQPKKVSDIKSKTPVLDNFGRDLTKAAEEGKLDPIVGREKEIERVSQILSRRKKNNPILIGEPGVGKSAIAEGLALRIVQRKVSRVLFNKRVVTLDLASLVAGTKYRGQFEERMKAVMNELEKSPDVILFIDEIHTIVGAGGASGSLDASNMFKPALARGEIQCIGATTLDEYRQYIEKDGALDRRFQKVMVEPASPDETIEILNRIKEKYEEHHGVTYTPEAINACVTLTTRYITDRFLPDKAIDALDESGSRVHLTNIHVPQNILDIEQKIEQIKIEKNKVVRSQKYEEAAKLRDTEKHLLEELEQAKSAWEAETKSKRYTVSEDNVAEVVAMMTGIPVQRVGQADSLKLLNMNETIANKIIGQDDAIKKLTRAIQRTRAGLKDPKKPIGSFIFLGPTGVGKTELAKELARFMFDTEDALIQIDMSEYMEKFAVSRLVGAPPGYVGYEEGGQLTEKVRRKPYAVVLLDEIEKAHPDVFNILLQVLDEGQLTDSLGRKVDFRNTIIIMTSNIGARQLKDFGQGVGFSTSAKTTQAESHSRGVIENALKRAFAPEFLNRIDDVIVFNSLGKDEIFKIIDIELASLFGRVNTLGYKIELTLAAKEFIAEKGYDSQFGARPLKRAIQKYLEDPIAEEILKGELTEGDTMEVDYDKEADAIKILDKNKTAGENKPEEEQQS; via the coding sequence ATGGAAGCTAAATTTTCGCCTCGGGTTAAAGATGTGATACAGTACAGCAGGGAAGAGGCGTTGCGCCTCGGCCATGATTATATTGGAACTGAGCACCTTTTGCTCGGCCTCATTCGTGATGGGGACGGCGTAGCAATCAAATTATTAAAAGGGCTTACCGTTGATACCGCCAAATTACGCCGTGCTGTAGAAGATGCCGTAAAAGGAACAGTTGGCACTAACGTACATATAGGCAGTATCCCGCTAACCAAACAAGCAGAAAAAGTATTAAAAATCACTTACCTGGAGGCCAAGATATTTAAGAGCGATGTGATAGGTACCGAGCACCTGTTGCTTTCTATCCTGCGCGATGAAGATAACATTGCTTCACAGATACTTATGCAATTTAACGTGAACTACGAAGTTTTTAAAAGCGAAGTAGAATCACACAAAAATGATGTTACCGACGAAATGCCAGGTTCATCAACAGGCGGCGATGACGACTTTAAAGAGGACGATGGCTTTACACAACCGAAAAAGGTATCTGACATCAAGTCTAAAACGCCAGTATTGGATAACTTTGGACGCGACCTTACAAAAGCAGCGGAAGAAGGAAAGCTTGATCCAATTGTAGGCCGCGAGAAAGAGATAGAGCGTGTATCGCAGATACTTTCACGCCGTAAAAAGAACAACCCTATACTTATAGGTGAGCCAGGTGTTGGTAAAAGTGCCATCGCTGAAGGCTTAGCCCTTAGGATAGTTCAGCGTAAAGTATCCCGCGTATTGTTTAACAAACGTGTTGTTACCCTGGATCTTGCTTCGCTGGTAGCTGGTACAAAGTACCGCGGCCAGTTTGAAGAACGCATGAAAGCAGTAATGAACGAGTTAGAGAAATCTCCGGATGTTATCCTCTTCATAGACGAGATACATACTATTGTTGGTGCTGGTGGCGCCTCAGGTTCGTTAGATGCATCTAACATGTTTAAACCGGCTTTGGCACGTGGAGAGATACAATGCATCGGCGCTACCACGCTTGACGAGTATCGCCAGTATATTGAGAAAGATGGCGCTTTAGACCGTCGTTTTCAAAAGGTAATGGTTGAACCTGCCTCACCGGACGAAACCATCGAGATATTGAATCGCATTAAAGAGAAGTACGAAGAACACCACGGCGTTACCTACACTCCTGAAGCGATAAACGCCTGCGTTACCTTGACCACCCGTTACATTACCGACAGGTTCCTGCCTGATAAGGCTATTGATGCGCTGGACGAATCAGGTTCTCGAGTGCACCTGACCAATATCCATGTTCCGCAGAACATTTTGGATATTGAGCAAAAGATAGAGCAGATCAAGATTGAAAAGAACAAAGTTGTTCGTAGTCAGAAATATGAAGAGGCTGCAAAGCTGCGCGATACTGAAAAGCATCTTTTAGAAGAACTTGAGCAAGCTAAATCTGCTTGGGAAGCCGAAACCAAATCTAAGCGCTACACCGTATCTGAAGACAACGTGGCAGAAGTTGTTGCCATGATGACCGGTATACCAGTACAGCGCGTGGGTCAGGCCGACAGCCTTAAGCTGCTGAACATGAATGAAACTATAGCTAACAAGATCATAGGCCAGGATGATGCCATTAAAAAGCTGACCCGCGCCATCCAGCGCACACGTGCCGGATTGAAAGATCCTAAGAAGCCAATTGGTTCATTCATCTTCTTAGGTCCTACTGGTGTTGGTAAAACAGAGCTTGCTAAAGAACTTGCCCGCTTTATGTTCGACACCGAGGATGCTTTGATACAGATAGACATGAGCGAGTACATGGAAAAATTCGCTGTGTCACGCTTGGTGGGTGCGCCTCCGGGTTACGTAGGATATGAAGAAGGCGGACAACTTACTGAGAAAGTACGCCGGAAGCCATACGCTGTAGTTTTGCTTGATGAGATTGAGAAAGCACACCCGGATGTATTCAACATTCTGTTACAAGTGCTTGATGAAGGTCAGCTGACTGACTCATTAGGACGTAAAGTAGACTTTAGGAACACCATCATCATCATGACATCAAACATTGGTGCACGCCAGTTGAAGGATTTTGGTCAGGGTGTAGGTTTCTCTACCAGTGCTAAGACAACCCAAGCAGAATCTCACTCTCGTGGTGTAATAGAGAACGCTTTAAAACGTGCTTTCGCACCGGAGTTCCTGAACCGTATAGACGACGTTATAGTGTTCAACTCGCTTGGTAAGGATGAGATCTTCAAGATCATTGACATCGAGCTGGCATCGCTGTTTGGCCGTGTGAATACACTAGGCTACAAGATAGAGCTAACACTTGCTGCCAAGGAGTTTATTGCAGAAAAAGGCTATGATTCTCAATTCGGTGCACGTCCACTTAAACGCGCTATTCAGAAATATCTGGAAGACCCAATTGCCGAAGAAATCCTGAAAGGTGAACTTACAGAAGGTGATACCATGGAAGTAGATTACGACAAAGAAGCCGACGCGATTAAGATACTTGATAAAAACAAAACTGCCGGCGAAAACAAACCGGAAGAAGAGCAACAATCATAA
- the ettA gene encoding energy-dependent translational throttle protein EttA yields MADEKIIFSMAGVSKVYPPQKTVLKNIYLSFFYGAKIGVIGLNGSGKSSLLKIIAGIDKTNIGEVVFSPGYTVGYLSQEPELDPEKTVKEVVEEGVATTMALLKEYEDINEKFGLEEYYSDADKMDKLMSRQGELQDQIDAIGAWEIDTKLERAMDALRCPEPETKIAVLSGGERRRVALCRLLLQEPDVLLLDEPTNHLDAESIDWLEQHLKQYKGTVIAVTHDRYFLDNVAGWILELDRGEGIPWKGNYSSWLDQKAKRLAQEEKSESKRQKTLERELEWVRMGPKGRHAKSKARLSNYDKLASEETKEKEEKLELFIPPGPRLGNVVIEANGVTKAYGDKVLFDNLTFSLPPAGIVGIIGPNGAGKTTLFRLITGQDQPDAGTFRVGETVALGYVDQMHDDLDPAKSVWENVTGGLDNVMVGNRPLNSRAYVSKFNFNGADQQKKVGVLSGGERNRVHLAITLKKGSNVLLLDEPTNDIDVNTLRSLEEALENFGGCAVIISHDRWFLDRICTHILAFEGNSQVYFFEGNYSEYEENRKKRLGDVAPKRIRYKKLG; encoded by the coding sequence ATGGCTGACGAAAAGATAATTTTTTCAATGGCAGGGGTAAGTAAAGTTTATCCGCCACAAAAAACTGTACTCAAGAATATATACCTGTCGTTCTTTTACGGAGCAAAAATCGGCGTTATAGGTCTTAATGGTTCCGGTAAGTCATCGCTTCTTAAGATAATTGCAGGGATTGATAAAACCAATATAGGCGAAGTAGTTTTCTCGCCCGGGTACACGGTTGGTTACCTGAGCCAGGAGCCGGAGCTTGATCCTGAAAAAACCGTAAAGGAAGTAGTTGAGGAAGGTGTTGCTACCACCATGGCCCTCCTAAAGGAATACGAGGACATAAATGAGAAGTTTGGCCTGGAAGAGTACTACAGCGATGCCGACAAAATGGACAAGCTGATGAGCCGCCAGGGCGAATTACAGGATCAGATTGATGCTATTGGTGCATGGGAGATAGATACCAAGCTGGAGCGTGCTATGGATGCACTGCGCTGCCCTGAGCCCGAAACTAAAATTGCTGTGCTTTCCGGTGGTGAACGCCGTCGTGTGGCACTATGCCGTTTACTGTTGCAGGAGCCTGATGTATTGCTTCTGGACGAGCCCACCAACCACCTTGACGCGGAATCTATTGATTGGCTGGAGCAGCACCTTAAACAATACAAAGGAACTGTTATAGCTGTAACGCACGACCGTTACTTTCTTGATAATGTTGCAGGATGGATACTTGAACTTGATAGGGGAGAAGGTATTCCGTGGAAAGGTAACTACTCGTCATGGCTTGATCAGAAAGCTAAGCGCTTAGCCCAGGAAGAGAAAAGTGAAAGCAAACGCCAGAAAACGCTGGAGCGTGAGCTTGAATGGGTGAGGATGGGTCCGAAAGGGCGCCATGCTAAGTCAAAAGCCCGTTTGTCAAACTATGACAAGTTAGCATCCGAGGAAACAAAGGAGAAAGAAGAAAAGCTGGAACTGTTTATTCCGCCGGGCCCGCGTTTGGGTAATGTGGTGATAGAGGCCAACGGCGTTACCAAAGCATACGGTGACAAAGTTTTGTTTGATAACCTTACCTTTTCGCTGCCGCCTGCCGGTATAGTAGGCATCATAGGCCCGAACGGTGCAGGTAAAACAACATTGTTCAGGTTAATTACGGGGCAGGATCAGCCAGATGCGGGTACCTTCAGAGTGGGAGAGACCGTTGCGCTGGGTTATGTAGACCAAATGCACGACGACCTTGATCCTGCTAAATCTGTTTGGGAAAACGTTACCGGCGGGCTGGACAACGTAATGGTAGGAAATAGACCGCTTAACTCAAGGGCATATGTATCTAAGTTTAACTTTAATGGCGCCGATCAGCAGAAAAAAGTAGGTGTACTATCAGGTGGTGAACGCAACCGTGTGCACTTGGCTATCACCCTTAAAAAAGGATCTAACGTACTGCTGCTGGATGAGCCTACCAATGACATCGACGTAAATACACTCCGTTCCCTTGAAGAGGCGCTGGAGAACTTTGGCGGTTGTGCGGTAATCATCAGTCACGACCGCTGGTTCCTTGATCGTATATGCACGCATATACTG
- a CDS encoding M56 family metallopeptidase, with amino-acid sequence MSVLSYNISHVLGIAILHSLWQGLLIWVVLRIIFIAVPQFSSIKKYNLAVVAILGISVWFIVTLFREAGNFSWTSNVNASGGMFLPTVGLKNNVTPLEAVASRYYILISGFLPYVSIFYLTGLLINLFKLSYCQVRLHQIRKALLPAANMQFITDKFAELLAINRYVQVKFSELVDVPCMIGFLKPVILLPVSLATNLSIAETESILLHELAHIKRNDYLINLLQQIVNSLLFFNPFAQMINRLISSERENCCDDLVVQTTNSPLIYARALLKLEERRQSNLQLALAATTKKQYLLTRIERIMKTKQKIGNMRHLVLAMILLFGSLSSIAWLNPQIKNGKVSIAPVKPAEVISTLFADTTKKKLAKPRTAAKTKKYKVQQYKTNFDFNYNNNYSDGLKDKKLEELSAEVQKHSDVVSKYYDSNEFKAYSADLEKRGKEIEAFYNSDRMKEITAKQEKLGKEFEAKWGGKDSEMSKNGAQMEALGKKVETYFNSAEFKATNDRLKKKYGISDDKYHDSRDENYKKYQAELDQTLSPEIKQTTQQMRSLGDQMRNRGDAMRLDGDEMRKMGESMREAFNNPEMKKQQEDMRRVGDKMRAYANNPEIEKQKKLLRESADKLRAYTQSAEFKAKVKEWRKTHPQNFNWNDNKDDSEKVESTERPEKPEAPEKPEPAEKP; translated from the coding sequence ATGTCTGTTCTATCTTACAACATCAGCCATGTTTTAGGTATAGCCATTCTTCACTCACTTTGGCAGGGTCTATTGATATGGGTTGTGCTGCGGATAATTTTTATAGCGGTTCCGCAATTTTCATCCATCAAGAAGTACAATCTCGCTGTGGTAGCTATCTTAGGTATATCGGTATGGTTTATTGTTACCCTGTTTAGAGAGGCTGGCAACTTTAGCTGGACCTCCAATGTTAACGCGTCGGGTGGAATGTTTTTACCAACTGTTGGTTTGAAAAATAATGTAACACCTTTGGAGGCTGTTGCGAGTAGATACTATATCTTAATATCGGGGTTTTTGCCTTATGTTTCGATATTTTACCTTACAGGGTTGCTTATAAACCTTTTTAAATTGAGCTATTGCCAGGTAAGGCTTCATCAAATAAGGAAAGCGCTTTTACCTGCTGCAAACATGCAGTTTATTACCGACAAATTTGCTGAGTTGCTTGCTATTAACCGGTATGTGCAAGTAAAATTTAGCGAATTGGTTGATGTGCCCTGCATGATCGGTTTCTTAAAACCTGTGATTTTGCTGCCGGTATCCCTCGCTACGAACCTTTCAATTGCCGAAACAGAATCTATTCTACTGCACGAACTCGCTCATATAAAACGAAACGATTATCTGATCAATCTGCTGCAGCAGATCGTGAATTCCTTACTGTTCTTTAATCCTTTTGCCCAGATGATTAATCGTTTAATAAGCAGCGAACGCGAGAACTGCTGCGATGACCTCGTAGTACAAACTACCAATAGTCCGCTGATTTACGCACGTGCGCTACTTAAACTCGAAGAGCGCAGGCAGAGCAACCTGCAACTGGCGCTTGCCGCCACTACAAAAAAACAATATTTACTTACCAGAATTGAACGCATCATGAAAACAAAACAAAAAATAGGCAATATGCGCCACCTGGTGCTTGCCATGATATTATTATTTGGCAGCTTAAGCAGCATAGCCTGGCTTAATCCTCAAATAAAGAACGGTAAAGTATCCATTGCGCCCGTTAAACCTGCGGAAGTTATCAGTACACTGTTTGCTGATACTACTAAGAAGAAATTAGCCAAACCGCGTACTGCTGCGAAAACCAAAAAGTATAAAGTTCAGCAATACAAAACCAATTTCGACTTCAACTACAATAACAATTATAGCGATGGTTTGAAGGATAAAAAACTTGAGGAGCTAAGTGCTGAGGTGCAAAAGCATTCTGACGTTGTAAGTAAGTATTATGACAGTAACGAATTTAAAGCCTACAGTGCCGATCTGGAGAAGCGCGGAAAGGAAATAGAGGCCTTTTACAACAGCGACAGGATGAAAGAGATTACTGCAAAGCAGGAAAAGCTGGGCAAAGAATTTGAAGCAAAATGGGGCGGTAAAGACTCTGAAATGAGTAAGAACGGCGCGCAAATGGAAGCTTTAGGTAAAAAGGTAGAGACATATTTTAATTCCGCAGAGTTTAAAGCTACTAACGATCGCCTTAAGAAAAAGTATGGCATAAGCGATGATAAATATCATGACAGCAGGGACGAAAATTATAAAAAGTACCAGGCTGAGTTGGATCAAACATTATCACCGGAGATTAAACAAACTACTCAGCAAATGCGGAGTTTGGGCGATCAGATGAGAAACCGCGGCGACGCAATGCGCCTTGACGGTGACGAAATGCGCAAAATGGGAGAAAGCATGCGTGAGGCATTTAACAATCCTGAAATGAAGAAACAGCAGGAAGACATGCGAAGGGTGGGCGACAAAATGCGTGCATATGCAAATAATCCTGAGATTGAAAAGCAGAAAAAATTATTAAGGGAGTCAGCAGATAAGTTAAGAGCTTACACTCAATCCGCCGAATTTAAAGCAAAGGTTAAGGAGTGGAGAAAAACACATCCACAAAACTTTAATTGGAATGACAACAAAGATGACAGCGAGAAGGTTGAAAGTACGGAGAGACCAGAGAAGCCTGAAGCACCTGAAAAGCCAGAGCCCGCAGAAAAGCCCTAG
- a CDS encoding response regulator yields MSPNSTKTVSVLLVDDDEINNFISIKLIKKALLNTDIMACLNGKFAIDQLMEIQDKDPAKLPDYILLDINMPIMNGWEFLDEYKRLGIDPLSKTKIFIISSSVFSNDINKARSYPLVKDFVSKPLNVDKIKELFEVKEEA; encoded by the coding sequence ATGAGCCCTAACAGTACCAAAACCGTAAGCGTCTTATTGGTTGATGATGATGAGATCAATAATTTTATTTCCATTAAGCTTATTAAGAAAGCATTATTGAACACAGACATCATGGCATGCCTGAATGGTAAGTTTGCCATAGACCAGTTAATGGAGATTCAGGACAAGGATCCGGCTAAACTTCCTGATTACATTTTGCTGGATATTAACATGCCTATCATGAACGGTTGGGAGTTCCTGGACGAGTATAAACGTTTAGGTATAGACCCGCTTAGTAAGACAAAAATCTTTATCATTTCATCTTCTGTTTTTAGCAATGACATCAACAAAGCGCGTTCTTATCCGCTGGTAAAAGATTTTGTATCTAAACCATTAAACGTTGATAAAATAAAAGAGCTTTTTGAAGTTAAGGAAGAGGCGTAA
- a CDS encoding antibiotic biosynthesis monooxygenase family protein has product MIAQTPPVPYYAVIFTSIRTGVDEGYGDMAAEMVRLATEQDGFLGVESARNDTGITVSYWKNTDAIRTWKANTSHLLAQKYGRDKWYEEYKVRICLVERDYGF; this is encoded by the coding sequence ATGATTGCTCAAACTCCTCCCGTCCCTTATTACGCTGTAATATTTACGTCCATCCGCACCGGTGTTGATGAGGGGTACGGTGACATGGCTGCCGAGATGGTACGATTGGCAACAGAGCAAGATGGCTTTCTAGGTGTAGAATCTGCCAGGAACGACACGGGAATAACTGTATCTTACTGGAAAAATACGGACGCAATCAGGACATGGAAGGCGAACACCAGTCATTTACTTGCTCAAAAGTATGGCCGAGATAAGTGGTATGAGGAATATAAAGTAAGAATTTGCCTTGTAGAACGCGATTATGGCTTTTAA
- a CDS encoding enoyl-ACP reductase FabI, giving the protein MAYNLLKGKKGIIFGALNEQSIAWKVAQRCHEEGAEIVLTNSPLALRMGELNKLAEECNAPVIPADVTSNEDVTNLFTKSLEHFGSGVDFVLHSIGMSLNVRKSIPYTDNNYDFTHKGLDISALSFHRVLQTAMKLDAINEWGSVVALTYIAAQRVFPDYNDMADNKAYLESIARNFGYQYGVKKHVRVNTVSQSPTRTTAGSGVKGFDGFINYAERMSPLGNADASQCADYVVTLFSDLTKMVTMQNLFHDGGFSTTGVTQAVIERMGE; this is encoded by the coding sequence ATGGCTTACAATTTATTAAAAGGTAAAAAGGGAATTATCTTCGGCGCCCTTAATGAGCAATCAATTGCCTGGAAAGTGGCACAACGCTGCCATGAAGAAGGTGCTGAAATAGTACTAACTAACTCACCTTTAGCCCTGCGCATGGGCGAACTAAACAAGCTTGCCGAAGAATGCAACGCGCCGGTTATACCAGCTGACGTAACCAGTAATGAGGACGTAACTAATTTGTTTACCAAATCTCTTGAGCATTTTGGCAGCGGTGTTGATTTTGTGCTCCATTCTATAGGTATGAGCCTAAATGTTCGTAAGAGCATCCCTTATACCGACAATAATTATGATTTTACCCATAAAGGCCTTGATATATCTGCATTGAGCTTTCACCGCGTATTGCAAACAGCCATGAAGCTGGATGCTATAAACGAGTGGGGGTCTGTTGTGGCACTTACCTATATAGCCGCCCAACGCGTATTCCCTGACTATAATGACATGGCAGATAATAAAGCATATTTGGAAAGCATAGCCCGCAACTTTGGATACCAATATGGTGTAAAAAAGCATGTACGTGTTAACACCGTATCACAATCGCCAACCCGCACTACAGCAGGTAGCGGCGTAAAGGGTTTTGATGGCTTCATCAACTATGCCGAAAGAATGAGTCCGCTAGGTAATGCAGATGCTAGCCAGTGTGCTGATTACGTAGTAACCTTATTTAGCGATCTTACCAAAATGGTTACCATGCAAAATCTGTTTCATGATGGCGGCTTTTCTACAACCGGCGTTACGCAAGCCGTAATAGAAAGAATGGGAGAGTAA
- a CDS encoding BlaI/MecI/CopY family transcriptional regulator, translated as MDLKPTESELEILQVIWKKGECSVRDVHDELSKNKDSGYTTTLKLMQIMHEKGLVVRNTDAKTHLYKALISREQAQQGALDKILSTVFKGSTSDLVIQALGQHRASRDELDAIRNFLDKFDGGQDKE; from the coding sequence ATGGACTTAAAACCAACAGAAAGCGAGCTGGAAATACTACAGGTGATTTGGAAAAAAGGCGAATGCTCAGTACGTGATGTGCATGACGAGCTTTCCAAAAACAAAGATTCGGGATACACAACTACACTTAAGCTTATGCAAATAATGCACGAAAAAGGATTAGTGGTGCGCAACACCGATGCAAAAACACATCTGTACAAAGCCCTTATTAGCCGGGAACAGGCTCAGCAAGGCGCTTTAGATAAAATCTTATCTACGGTTTTTAAAGGTTCAACATCTGACCTTGTGATACAGGCGCTTGGCCAGCATCGTGCATCCAGGGATGAGTTAGACGCTATCCGAAACTTTCTAGACAAGTTCGATGGCGGACAGGATAAAGAATAA